A window of Theropithecus gelada isolate Dixy chromosome 14, Tgel_1.0, whole genome shotgun sequence contains these coding sequences:
- the SF1 gene encoding splicing factor 1 isoform X3 → MATGANATPLDFPSKKRKRSRWNQDTMEQKTVIPGMPTVIPPGLTREQERAYIVQLQIEDLTRKLRTGDLGIPPNPEDRSPSPEPIYNSEGKRLNTREFRTRKKLEEERHNLITEMVALNPDFKPPADYKPPATRVSDKVMIPQDEYPEINFVGLLIGPRGNTLKNIEKECNAKIMIRGKGSVKEGKVGRKDGQMLPGEDEPLHALVTANTMENVKKAVEQIRNILKQGIETPEDQNDLRKMQLRELARLNGTLREDDNRILRPWQSSETRSITNTTVCTKCGGAGHIASDCKFQRPGDPQSAQDKARMDKEYLSLMAELGEAPVPASVGSTSGPATTPLASAPRPAAPANNPPPPSLMSTTQSRPPWMNSGPSESRPYHGMHGGGPGGPGGGPHSFPHPLPSLTGGHGGHPMQHNPNGPPPPWMQPPPPPMNQGPHPPGHHGPPPMDQYLGSTPVGSGVYRLHQGKGMMPPPPMGMMPPPPPPPSGQPPPPPSGPLPPWQQQQQQPPPPPPPSSSMASSTPLPWQQNTTTTTTSAGTGSIPPWQQQQAAAAASPGAPQMQGNPTMVPLPPGVQPPLPPGAPPPPPPPPPGSAGMMIPPRGGDGPSHESEDFPRPLVTLPGRQPQQRPWWTGWFGKAA, encoded by the exons ATGGCGACCGGAGCGAACGCCACGCCGTTGG ACTTCCCAAGTAAGAAGCGGAAGAGGAGCCGCTGGAACCAAGACACAATGGAACAGAAGACAGTGATTCCGGGAATGCCTACAGTTATTCCCCCTGGACTTACTCGAGAACAAGAAAGAGCTTATATAG TGCAACTGCAGATAGAAGACCTGACTCGTAAACTGCGCACAGGAGACCTGGGCATCCCCCCTAACCCTGAGGACAG GTCCCCTTCCCCTGAGCCCATCTACAATAGCGAGGGGAAGCGGCTTAACACCCGAGAGTTCCGCACCCGCAAAAAGCTGGAAGAGGAGCGGCACAACCTCATCACAGAGATGGTTGCACTCAATCCAGATTTCAAGCCACCTGCAGATTACAA ACCTCCAGCAACACGTGTGAGCGATAAAGTCATGATTCCACAAGATGAGTACCCAGAAATCAACTTTGTGGGGCTGCTAATCGGGCCCAG AGGGAACACCCTGAAGAACATAGAGAAGGAGTGCAATGCCAAGATTATGATCCGGGGGAAAGGGTCTGTGAAAGAAGGGAAGGTTGGGCGCAAAGATGGCCAGATGTTGCCGGGAGAAGATGAACCACTTCATGCCCTGGTCACCGCCAACACAATGGAGAACGTCAAAAAGGCAGTGGAACAG ATAAGAAACATCCTGAAGCAGGGTATCGAGACCCCAGAGGACCAGAATGATCTACGGAAGATGCAGCTTCGGGAGTTGGCTCGCTTGAATGGGACCCTTCGGGAAGACGACAACAG GATCTTAAGACCCTGGCAGAGCTCAGAGACCCGCAGTATTACCAACACCACAGTGTGTACCAagtgtggaggggctggccacATTGCTTCAGACTGCAAATTCCAAAG GCCTGGTGATCCCCAGTCAGCTCAGGATAAAgcacgaatggataaagaatatttGTCCCTCATGGCTGAACTGGGTGAAGCACCTGTCCCAGCATCTGTGGGCTCTACCTctgggcctgccaccacacccttgGCCAGTGCACCTCGTCCTGCTGCTCCCGCCAACAACCCACCTCCACCG TCTCTCATGTCTACCACCCAGAGCCGCCCACCCTGGATGAATTCTGGCCCTTCAGAGAGTCGGCCCTACCATGGCATGCATGGAGGTGGTCCTGGTGGGCCCGGAGGTGGCCCCCACAGCTTCCCACACCCATTACCCAGCCTGACAGGTGGGCATGGTGGACATCCCATGCAGCACAACCCCAATGGACCCCCACCCCCTTGGatgcagccaccaccaccaccgatGAACCAGGGCCCCCACCCTCCTGGGCACCATGGCCCTCCTCCAATGG ATCAGTACCTGGGAAGTACGCCTGTGGGCTCTGGGGTCTATCGCCTGCATCAAGGAAAAG GTATGATGCCGCCGCCACCTATGGGCATGatgccgccaccgccgccgcctcCCAGTGGgcagcccccaccccctccctctgGTCCTCTTCCCCCatggcaacagcagcagcagcagcctccgCCACCCCCTCCGCCCAGCAGCAGTATGGCTTCCAGTACCCCCTTGCCATGGCAGCAAA ATACGACGACTACCACCACGAGCGCTGGCACAGGGTCCATCCCGCCATGGCAACAGCAGCAGGCGGCTGCCGCAGCTTCTCCAGGAGCCCCTCAGATGCAAGGCAACCCCACTATGGTGCCCCTGCCCCCCGGGGTCCAGCCGCCTCTGCCGCCTGGGGCCCCTCCCCCTCCGCCGCCTCCACCGCCTGGTTCCGCCGGCATGAT GATCCCTCCCCGCGGCGGCGATGGCCCGAGCCATGAGAGTGAGGACTTTCCGCGCCCATTGGTGACCCTTCCAGGCAGACAGCCTCAGCAACGCCCCTGGTGGACAGGATGGTTCGGCAAAGCAGCCTGA
- the SF1 gene encoding splicing factor 1 isoform X7 → MATGANATPLDFPSKKRKRSRWNQDTMEQKTVIPGMPTVIPPGLTREQERAYIVQLQIEDLTRKLRTGDLGIPPNPEDRSPSPEPIYNSEGKRLNTREFRTRKKLEEERHNLITEMVALNPDFKPPADYKPPATRVSDKVMIPQDEYPEINFVGLLIGPRGNTLKNIEKECNAKIMIRGKGSVKEGKVGRKDGQMLPGEDEPLHALVTANTMENVKKAVEQIRNILKQGIETPEDQNDLRKMQLRELARLNGTLREDDNRILRPWQSSETRSITNTTVCTKCGGAGHIASDCKFQRPGDPQSAQDKARMDKEYLSLMAELGEAPVPASVGSTSGPATTPLASAPRPAAPANNPPPPSLMSTTQSRPPWMNSGPSESRPYHGMHGGGPGGPGGGPHSFPHPLPSLTGGHGGHPMQHNPNGPPPPWMQPPPPPMNQGPHPPGHHGPPPMGKSVPGKYACGLWGLSPASRKRYDAAATYGHDAATAAASQWAAPTPSLWSSSPMATAAAAASATPSAQQQYGFQYPLAMAAKIPPRGGDGPSHESEDFPRPLVTLPGRQPQQRPWWTGWFGKAA, encoded by the exons ATGGCGACCGGAGCGAACGCCACGCCGTTGG ACTTCCCAAGTAAGAAGCGGAAGAGGAGCCGCTGGAACCAAGACACAATGGAACAGAAGACAGTGATTCCGGGAATGCCTACAGTTATTCCCCCTGGACTTACTCGAGAACAAGAAAGAGCTTATATAG TGCAACTGCAGATAGAAGACCTGACTCGTAAACTGCGCACAGGAGACCTGGGCATCCCCCCTAACCCTGAGGACAG GTCCCCTTCCCCTGAGCCCATCTACAATAGCGAGGGGAAGCGGCTTAACACCCGAGAGTTCCGCACCCGCAAAAAGCTGGAAGAGGAGCGGCACAACCTCATCACAGAGATGGTTGCACTCAATCCAGATTTCAAGCCACCTGCAGATTACAA ACCTCCAGCAACACGTGTGAGCGATAAAGTCATGATTCCACAAGATGAGTACCCAGAAATCAACTTTGTGGGGCTGCTAATCGGGCCCAG AGGGAACACCCTGAAGAACATAGAGAAGGAGTGCAATGCCAAGATTATGATCCGGGGGAAAGGGTCTGTGAAAGAAGGGAAGGTTGGGCGCAAAGATGGCCAGATGTTGCCGGGAGAAGATGAACCACTTCATGCCCTGGTCACCGCCAACACAATGGAGAACGTCAAAAAGGCAGTGGAACAG ATAAGAAACATCCTGAAGCAGGGTATCGAGACCCCAGAGGACCAGAATGATCTACGGAAGATGCAGCTTCGGGAGTTGGCTCGCTTGAATGGGACCCTTCGGGAAGACGACAACAG GATCTTAAGACCCTGGCAGAGCTCAGAGACCCGCAGTATTACCAACACCACAGTGTGTACCAagtgtggaggggctggccacATTGCTTCAGACTGCAAATTCCAAAG GCCTGGTGATCCCCAGTCAGCTCAGGATAAAgcacgaatggataaagaatatttGTCCCTCATGGCTGAACTGGGTGAAGCACCTGTCCCAGCATCTGTGGGCTCTACCTctgggcctgccaccacacccttgGCCAGTGCACCTCGTCCTGCTGCTCCCGCCAACAACCCACCTCCACCG TCTCTCATGTCTACCACCCAGAGCCGCCCACCCTGGATGAATTCTGGCCCTTCAGAGAGTCGGCCCTACCATGGCATGCATGGAGGTGGTCCTGGTGGGCCCGGAGGTGGCCCCCACAGCTTCCCACACCCATTACCCAGCCTGACAGGTGGGCATGGTGGACATCCCATGCAGCACAACCCCAATGGACCCCCACCCCCTTGGatgcagccaccaccaccaccgatGAACCAGGGCCCCCACCCTCCTGGGCACCATGGCCCTCCTCCAATGGGTAA ATCAGTACCTGGGAAGTACGCCTGTGGGCTCTGGGGTCTATCGCCTGCATCAAGGAAAAG GTATGATGCCGCCGCCACCTATGGGCATGatgccgccaccgccgccgcctcCCAGTGGgcagcccccaccccctccctctgGTCCTCTTCCCCCatggcaacagcagcagcagcagcctccgCCACCCCCTCCGCCCAGCAGCAGTATGGCTTCCAGTACCCCCTTGCCATGGCAGCAAA GATCCCTCCCCGCGGCGGCGATGGCCCGAGCCATGAGAGTGAGGACTTTCCGCGCCCATTGGTGACCCTTCCAGGCAGACAGCCTCAGCAACGCCCCTGGTGGACAGGATGGTTCGGCAAAGCAGCCTGA
- the SF1 gene encoding splicing factor 1 isoform X5 produces MATGANATPLDFPSKKRKRSRWNQDTMEQKTVIPGMPTVIPPGLTREQERAYIVQLQIEDLTRKLRTGDLGIPPNPEDRSPSPEPIYNSEGKRLNTREFRTRKKLEEERHNLITEMVALNPDFKPPADYKPPATRVSDKVMIPQDEYPEINFVGLLIGPRGNTLKNIEKECNAKIMIRGKGSVKEGKVGRKDGQMLPGEDEPLHALVTANTMENVKKAVEQIRNILKQGIETPEDQNDLRKMQLRELARLNGTLREDDNRILRPWQSSETRSITNTTVCTKCGGAGHIASDCKFQRPGDPQSAQDKARMDKEYLSLMAELGEAPVPASVGSTSGPATTPLASAPRPAAPANNPPPPSLMSTTQSRPPWMNSGPSESRPYHGMHGGGPGGPGGGPHSFPHPLPSLTGGHGGHPMQHNPNGPPPPWMQPPPPPMNQGPHPPGHHGPPPMGKSVPGKYACGLWGLSPASRKRYDAAATYGHDAATAAASQWAAPTPSLWSSSPMATAAAAASATPSAQQQYGFQYPLAMAAKYDDYHHERWHRVHPAMATAAGGCRSFSRSPSDARQPHYGAPAPRGPAASAAWGPSPSAASTAWFRRHDVCPAPSSSASHGPF; encoded by the exons ATGGCGACCGGAGCGAACGCCACGCCGTTGG ACTTCCCAAGTAAGAAGCGGAAGAGGAGCCGCTGGAACCAAGACACAATGGAACAGAAGACAGTGATTCCGGGAATGCCTACAGTTATTCCCCCTGGACTTACTCGAGAACAAGAAAGAGCTTATATAG TGCAACTGCAGATAGAAGACCTGACTCGTAAACTGCGCACAGGAGACCTGGGCATCCCCCCTAACCCTGAGGACAG GTCCCCTTCCCCTGAGCCCATCTACAATAGCGAGGGGAAGCGGCTTAACACCCGAGAGTTCCGCACCCGCAAAAAGCTGGAAGAGGAGCGGCACAACCTCATCACAGAGATGGTTGCACTCAATCCAGATTTCAAGCCACCTGCAGATTACAA ACCTCCAGCAACACGTGTGAGCGATAAAGTCATGATTCCACAAGATGAGTACCCAGAAATCAACTTTGTGGGGCTGCTAATCGGGCCCAG AGGGAACACCCTGAAGAACATAGAGAAGGAGTGCAATGCCAAGATTATGATCCGGGGGAAAGGGTCTGTGAAAGAAGGGAAGGTTGGGCGCAAAGATGGCCAGATGTTGCCGGGAGAAGATGAACCACTTCATGCCCTGGTCACCGCCAACACAATGGAGAACGTCAAAAAGGCAGTGGAACAG ATAAGAAACATCCTGAAGCAGGGTATCGAGACCCCAGAGGACCAGAATGATCTACGGAAGATGCAGCTTCGGGAGTTGGCTCGCTTGAATGGGACCCTTCGGGAAGACGACAACAG GATCTTAAGACCCTGGCAGAGCTCAGAGACCCGCAGTATTACCAACACCACAGTGTGTACCAagtgtggaggggctggccacATTGCTTCAGACTGCAAATTCCAAAG GCCTGGTGATCCCCAGTCAGCTCAGGATAAAgcacgaatggataaagaatatttGTCCCTCATGGCTGAACTGGGTGAAGCACCTGTCCCAGCATCTGTGGGCTCTACCTctgggcctgccaccacacccttgGCCAGTGCACCTCGTCCTGCTGCTCCCGCCAACAACCCACCTCCACCG TCTCTCATGTCTACCACCCAGAGCCGCCCACCCTGGATGAATTCTGGCCCTTCAGAGAGTCGGCCCTACCATGGCATGCATGGAGGTGGTCCTGGTGGGCCCGGAGGTGGCCCCCACAGCTTCCCACACCCATTACCCAGCCTGACAGGTGGGCATGGTGGACATCCCATGCAGCACAACCCCAATGGACCCCCACCCCCTTGGatgcagccaccaccaccaccgatGAACCAGGGCCCCCACCCTCCTGGGCACCATGGCCCTCCTCCAATGGGTAA ATCAGTACCTGGGAAGTACGCCTGTGGGCTCTGGGGTCTATCGCCTGCATCAAGGAAAAG GTATGATGCCGCCGCCACCTATGGGCATGatgccgccaccgccgccgcctcCCAGTGGgcagcccccaccccctccctctgGTCCTCTTCCCCCatggcaacagcagcagcagcagcctccgCCACCCCCTCCGCCCAGCAGCAGTATGGCTTCCAGTACCCCCTTGCCATGGCAGCAAA ATACGACGACTACCACCACGAGCGCTGGCACAGGGTCCATCCCGCCATGGCAACAGCAGCAGGCGGCTGCCGCAGCTTCTCCAGGAGCCCCTCAGATGCAAGGCAACCCCACTATGGTGCCCCTGCCCCCCGGGGTCCAGCCGCCTCTGCCGCCTGGGGCCCCTCCCCCTCCGCCGCCTCCACCGCCTGGTTCCGCCGGCATGATGTATGCCCCGCCccctcctcctccgcctcccatggACCCTTCTAA
- the SF1 gene encoding splicing factor 1 isoform X2 translates to MATGANATPLDFPSKKRKRSRWNQDTMEQKTVIPGMPTVIPPGLTREQERAYIVQLQIEDLTRKLRTGDLGIPPNPEDRSPSPEPIYNSEGKRLNTREFRTRKKLEEERHNLITEMVALNPDFKPPADYKPPATRVSDKVMIPQDEYPEINFVGLLIGPRGNTLKNIEKECNAKIMIRGKGSVKEGKVGRKDGQMLPGEDEPLHALVTANTMENVKKAVEQIRNILKQGIETPEDQNDLRKMQLRELARLNGTLREDDNRILRPWQSSETRSITNTTVCTKCGGAGHIASDCKFQRPGDPQSAQDKARMDKEYLSLMAELGEAPVPASVGSTSGPATTPLASAPRPAAPANNPPPPSLMSTTQSRPPWMNSGPSESRPYHGMHGGGPGGPGGGPHSFPHPLPSLTGGHGGHPMQHNPNGPPPPWMQPPPPPMNQGPHPPGHHGPPPMDQYLGSTPVGSGVYRLHQGKGMMPPPPMGMMPPPPPPPSGQPPPPPSGPLPPWQQQQQQPPPPPPPSSSMASSTPLPWQQNTTTTTTSAGTGSIPPWQQQQAAAAASPGAPQMQGNPTMVPLPPGVQPPLPPGAPPPPPPPPPGSAGMMYAPPPPPPPPMDPSNFVTMMGMGVAGMPPFGMPPAPPPPPPQN, encoded by the exons ATGGCGACCGGAGCGAACGCCACGCCGTTGG ACTTCCCAAGTAAGAAGCGGAAGAGGAGCCGCTGGAACCAAGACACAATGGAACAGAAGACAGTGATTCCGGGAATGCCTACAGTTATTCCCCCTGGACTTACTCGAGAACAAGAAAGAGCTTATATAG TGCAACTGCAGATAGAAGACCTGACTCGTAAACTGCGCACAGGAGACCTGGGCATCCCCCCTAACCCTGAGGACAG GTCCCCTTCCCCTGAGCCCATCTACAATAGCGAGGGGAAGCGGCTTAACACCCGAGAGTTCCGCACCCGCAAAAAGCTGGAAGAGGAGCGGCACAACCTCATCACAGAGATGGTTGCACTCAATCCAGATTTCAAGCCACCTGCAGATTACAA ACCTCCAGCAACACGTGTGAGCGATAAAGTCATGATTCCACAAGATGAGTACCCAGAAATCAACTTTGTGGGGCTGCTAATCGGGCCCAG AGGGAACACCCTGAAGAACATAGAGAAGGAGTGCAATGCCAAGATTATGATCCGGGGGAAAGGGTCTGTGAAAGAAGGGAAGGTTGGGCGCAAAGATGGCCAGATGTTGCCGGGAGAAGATGAACCACTTCATGCCCTGGTCACCGCCAACACAATGGAGAACGTCAAAAAGGCAGTGGAACAG ATAAGAAACATCCTGAAGCAGGGTATCGAGACCCCAGAGGACCAGAATGATCTACGGAAGATGCAGCTTCGGGAGTTGGCTCGCTTGAATGGGACCCTTCGGGAAGACGACAACAG GATCTTAAGACCCTGGCAGAGCTCAGAGACCCGCAGTATTACCAACACCACAGTGTGTACCAagtgtggaggggctggccacATTGCTTCAGACTGCAAATTCCAAAG GCCTGGTGATCCCCAGTCAGCTCAGGATAAAgcacgaatggataaagaatatttGTCCCTCATGGCTGAACTGGGTGAAGCACCTGTCCCAGCATCTGTGGGCTCTACCTctgggcctgccaccacacccttgGCCAGTGCACCTCGTCCTGCTGCTCCCGCCAACAACCCACCTCCACCG TCTCTCATGTCTACCACCCAGAGCCGCCCACCCTGGATGAATTCTGGCCCTTCAGAGAGTCGGCCCTACCATGGCATGCATGGAGGTGGTCCTGGTGGGCCCGGAGGTGGCCCCCACAGCTTCCCACACCCATTACCCAGCCTGACAGGTGGGCATGGTGGACATCCCATGCAGCACAACCCCAATGGACCCCCACCCCCTTGGatgcagccaccaccaccaccgatGAACCAGGGCCCCCACCCTCCTGGGCACCATGGCCCTCCTCCAATGG ATCAGTACCTGGGAAGTACGCCTGTGGGCTCTGGGGTCTATCGCCTGCATCAAGGAAAAG GTATGATGCCGCCGCCACCTATGGGCATGatgccgccaccgccgccgcctcCCAGTGGgcagcccccaccccctccctctgGTCCTCTTCCCCCatggcaacagcagcagcagcagcctccgCCACCCCCTCCGCCCAGCAGCAGTATGGCTTCCAGTACCCCCTTGCCATGGCAGCAAA ATACGACGACTACCACCACGAGCGCTGGCACAGGGTCCATCCCGCCATGGCAACAGCAGCAGGCGGCTGCCGCAGCTTCTCCAGGAGCCCCTCAGATGCAAGGCAACCCCACTATGGTGCCCCTGCCCCCCGGGGTCCAGCCGCCTCTGCCGCCTGGGGCCCCTCCCCCTCCGCCGCCTCCACCGCCTGGTTCCGCCGGCATGATGTATGCCCCGCCccctcctcctccgcctcccatggACCCTTCTAACTTTGTCACCATGATGGGCATGGGGGTGGCGGGCATGCCGCCCTTCGGGATGCCTCCAGCTCCCCCACCGCCTCCACCACAGAACTAG
- the SF1 gene encoding splicing factor 1 isoform X9: MATGANATPLDFPSKKRKRSRWNQDTMEQKTVIPGMPTVIPPGLTREQERAYIVQLQIEDLTRKLRTGDLGIPPNPEDRSPSPEPIYNSEGKRLNTREFRTRKKLEEERHNLITEMVALNPDFKPPADYKPPATRVSDKVMIPQDEYPEINFVGLLIGPRGNTLKNIEKECNAKIMIRGKGSVKEGKVGRKDGQMLPGEDEPLHALVTANTMENVKKAVEQIRNILKQGIETPEDQNDLRKMQLRELARLNGTLREDDNRILRPWQSSETRSITNTTVCTKCGGAGHIASDCKFQRPGDPQSAQDKARMDKEYLSLMAELGEAPVPASVGSTSGPATTPLASAPRPAAPANNPPPPSLMSTTQSRPPWMNSGPSESRPYHGMHGGGPGGPGGGPHSFPHPLPSLTGGHGGHPMQHNPNGPPPPWMQPPPPPMNQGPHPPGHHGPPPMDQYLGSTPVGSGVYRLHQGKGMMPPPPMGMMPPPPPPPSGQPPPPPSGPLPPWQQQQQQPPPPPPPSSSMASSTPLPWQQRSLPAAAMARAMRVRTFRAHW; the protein is encoded by the exons ATGGCGACCGGAGCGAACGCCACGCCGTTGG ACTTCCCAAGTAAGAAGCGGAAGAGGAGCCGCTGGAACCAAGACACAATGGAACAGAAGACAGTGATTCCGGGAATGCCTACAGTTATTCCCCCTGGACTTACTCGAGAACAAGAAAGAGCTTATATAG TGCAACTGCAGATAGAAGACCTGACTCGTAAACTGCGCACAGGAGACCTGGGCATCCCCCCTAACCCTGAGGACAG GTCCCCTTCCCCTGAGCCCATCTACAATAGCGAGGGGAAGCGGCTTAACACCCGAGAGTTCCGCACCCGCAAAAAGCTGGAAGAGGAGCGGCACAACCTCATCACAGAGATGGTTGCACTCAATCCAGATTTCAAGCCACCTGCAGATTACAA ACCTCCAGCAACACGTGTGAGCGATAAAGTCATGATTCCACAAGATGAGTACCCAGAAATCAACTTTGTGGGGCTGCTAATCGGGCCCAG AGGGAACACCCTGAAGAACATAGAGAAGGAGTGCAATGCCAAGATTATGATCCGGGGGAAAGGGTCTGTGAAAGAAGGGAAGGTTGGGCGCAAAGATGGCCAGATGTTGCCGGGAGAAGATGAACCACTTCATGCCCTGGTCACCGCCAACACAATGGAGAACGTCAAAAAGGCAGTGGAACAG ATAAGAAACATCCTGAAGCAGGGTATCGAGACCCCAGAGGACCAGAATGATCTACGGAAGATGCAGCTTCGGGAGTTGGCTCGCTTGAATGGGACCCTTCGGGAAGACGACAACAG GATCTTAAGACCCTGGCAGAGCTCAGAGACCCGCAGTATTACCAACACCACAGTGTGTACCAagtgtggaggggctggccacATTGCTTCAGACTGCAAATTCCAAAG GCCTGGTGATCCCCAGTCAGCTCAGGATAAAgcacgaatggataaagaatatttGTCCCTCATGGCTGAACTGGGTGAAGCACCTGTCCCAGCATCTGTGGGCTCTACCTctgggcctgccaccacacccttgGCCAGTGCACCTCGTCCTGCTGCTCCCGCCAACAACCCACCTCCACCG TCTCTCATGTCTACCACCCAGAGCCGCCCACCCTGGATGAATTCTGGCCCTTCAGAGAGTCGGCCCTACCATGGCATGCATGGAGGTGGTCCTGGTGGGCCCGGAGGTGGCCCCCACAGCTTCCCACACCCATTACCCAGCCTGACAGGTGGGCATGGTGGACATCCCATGCAGCACAACCCCAATGGACCCCCACCCCCTTGGatgcagccaccaccaccaccgatGAACCAGGGCCCCCACCCTCCTGGGCACCATGGCCCTCCTCCAATGG ATCAGTACCTGGGAAGTACGCCTGTGGGCTCTGGGGTCTATCGCCTGCATCAAGGAAAAG GTATGATGCCGCCGCCACCTATGGGCATGatgccgccaccgccgccgcctcCCAGTGGgcagcccccaccccctccctctgGTCCTCTTCCCCCatggcaacagcagcagcagcagcctccgCCACCCCCTCCGCCCAGCAGCAGTATGGCTTCCAGTACCCCCTTGCCATGGCAGCAAA GATCCCTCCCCGCGGCGGCGATGGCCCGAGCCATGAGAGTGAGGACTTTCCGCGCCCATTGGTGA
- the SF1 gene encoding splicing factor 1 isoform X6 yields MATGANATPLDFPSKKRKRSRWNQDTMEQKTVIPGMPTVIPPGLTREQERAYIVQLQIEDLTRKLRTGDLGIPPNPEDRSPSPEPIYNSEGKRLNTREFRTRKKLEEERHNLITEMVALNPDFKPPADYKPPATRVSDKVMIPQDEYPEINFVGLLIGPRGNTLKNIEKECNAKIMIRGKGSVKEGKVGRKDGQMLPGEDEPLHALVTANTMENVKKAVEQIRNILKQGIETPEDQNDLRKMQLRELARLNGTLREDDNRILRPWQSSETRSITNTTVCTKCGGAGHIASDCKFQRPGDPQSAQDKARMDKEYLSLMAELGEAPVPASVGSTSGPATTPLASAPRPAAPANNPPPPSLMSTTQSRPPWMNSGPSESRPYHGMHGGGPGGPGGGPHSFPHPLPSLTGGHGGHPMQHNPNGPPPPWMQPPPPPMNQGPHPPGHHGPPPMVPGKYACGLWGLSPASRKRYDAAATYGHDAATAAASQWAAPTPSLWSSSPMATAAAAASATPSAQQQYGFQYPLAMAAKYDDYHHERWHRVHPAMATAAGGCRSFSRSPSDARQPHYGAPAPRGPAASAAWGPSPSAASTAWFRRHDVCPAPSSSASHGPF; encoded by the exons ATGGCGACCGGAGCGAACGCCACGCCGTTGG ACTTCCCAAGTAAGAAGCGGAAGAGGAGCCGCTGGAACCAAGACACAATGGAACAGAAGACAGTGATTCCGGGAATGCCTACAGTTATTCCCCCTGGACTTACTCGAGAACAAGAAAGAGCTTATATAG TGCAACTGCAGATAGAAGACCTGACTCGTAAACTGCGCACAGGAGACCTGGGCATCCCCCCTAACCCTGAGGACAG GTCCCCTTCCCCTGAGCCCATCTACAATAGCGAGGGGAAGCGGCTTAACACCCGAGAGTTCCGCACCCGCAAAAAGCTGGAAGAGGAGCGGCACAACCTCATCACAGAGATGGTTGCACTCAATCCAGATTTCAAGCCACCTGCAGATTACAA ACCTCCAGCAACACGTGTGAGCGATAAAGTCATGATTCCACAAGATGAGTACCCAGAAATCAACTTTGTGGGGCTGCTAATCGGGCCCAG AGGGAACACCCTGAAGAACATAGAGAAGGAGTGCAATGCCAAGATTATGATCCGGGGGAAAGGGTCTGTGAAAGAAGGGAAGGTTGGGCGCAAAGATGGCCAGATGTTGCCGGGAGAAGATGAACCACTTCATGCCCTGGTCACCGCCAACACAATGGAGAACGTCAAAAAGGCAGTGGAACAG ATAAGAAACATCCTGAAGCAGGGTATCGAGACCCCAGAGGACCAGAATGATCTACGGAAGATGCAGCTTCGGGAGTTGGCTCGCTTGAATGGGACCCTTCGGGAAGACGACAACAG GATCTTAAGACCCTGGCAGAGCTCAGAGACCCGCAGTATTACCAACACCACAGTGTGTACCAagtgtggaggggctggccacATTGCTTCAGACTGCAAATTCCAAAG GCCTGGTGATCCCCAGTCAGCTCAGGATAAAgcacgaatggataaagaatatttGTCCCTCATGGCTGAACTGGGTGAAGCACCTGTCCCAGCATCTGTGGGCTCTACCTctgggcctgccaccacacccttgGCCAGTGCACCTCGTCCTGCTGCTCCCGCCAACAACCCACCTCCACCG TCTCTCATGTCTACCACCCAGAGCCGCCCACCCTGGATGAATTCTGGCCCTTCAGAGAGTCGGCCCTACCATGGCATGCATGGAGGTGGTCCTGGTGGGCCCGGAGGTGGCCCCCACAGCTTCCCACACCCATTACCCAGCCTGACAGGTGGGCATGGTGGACATCCCATGCAGCACAACCCCAATGGACCCCCACCCCCTTGGatgcagccaccaccaccaccgatGAACCAGGGCCCCCACCCTCCTGGGCACCATGGCCCTCCTCCAATGG TACCTGGGAAGTACGCCTGTGGGCTCTGGGGTCTATCGCCTGCATCAAGGAAAAG GTATGATGCCGCCGCCACCTATGGGCATGatgccgccaccgccgccgcctcCCAGTGGgcagcccccaccccctccctctgGTCCTCTTCCCCCatggcaacagcagcagcagcagcctccgCCACCCCCTCCGCCCAGCAGCAGTATGGCTTCCAGTACCCCCTTGCCATGGCAGCAAA ATACGACGACTACCACCACGAGCGCTGGCACAGGGTCCATCCCGCCATGGCAACAGCAGCAGGCGGCTGCCGCAGCTTCTCCAGGAGCCCCTCAGATGCAAGGCAACCCCACTATGGTGCCCCTGCCCCCCGGGGTCCAGCCGCCTCTGCCGCCTGGGGCCCCTCCCCCTCCGCCGCCTCCACCGCCTGGTTCCGCCGGCATGATGTATGCCCCGCCccctcctcctccgcctcccatggACCCTTCTAA